In Fragaria vesca subsp. vesca linkage group LG5, FraVesHawaii_1.0, whole genome shotgun sequence, the genomic stretch AGACCTTGTTCCAGATACTGTCGAAGACATCTACGCCTTCCTGGACCTTCTTCAGAACGCGGTCGATCTCGCCCTGGAGCTTCCGACTCGCCCCCATCCTCTAGTTTCTCCAATTGAATGATCGGATTTGATTGCTACACCGCTAGGGTTAGGGTTTTTGATTTTGCTCGCGCTCAACTCGAAGAAGAAGACGAAGAAGAAGAAAAAGAGTACGGATTTATCTTCCTAATCTTTATTCACACGCTATTTACCCCTCTCTCTCTTTTATAGCTAATTTTTTTACTTTTTACTTTTAAAACCAAAACGACACCGTCTTGCACACAATGTAATAGTCTTTCACTCCTCCCAGTCTCACAGTTGAGACTGAAACGGATAAGACTGGAGAGAGTGAGAGAGAGGAGATGAGCGGGTGTTTTCCGGCGCCGGCGGTGATCTCCGGTGCGGCAATCACTCAGATTGTTTGGGGCAGAAGAACATATCCGGTGTCTCAATTCTCAATCTTCTCCTCAACCTCGTCTTGGTTTGTTTACAATCACAGTAAGCATTATGATCGGAGAAGAAGGCGGAGGCTTTCGATATCGGAAGAACGGAGAGCTCTATACGGCGTCGGCGTTTCATTACAGCAACAATGGGACTGTGAAAGTGAAAATGAAAGAAGAGAAGATAACGAATGGGTGGTGGTGAATTTCTACCAGTTTGTGATGATCGAAGACGCGGAGGGAGAGGTGGCCAAGCATCTGAGATTCTTGGAGGGTCTTGATATACGTGGCAGGATATACGTGAACGAGCAAGGGATCAACGCCCAGGTATTTTTGCTTCTCAAGCCGAATGAGAATGTGTTACGATTGTGATGAAAATGCTGATGGATTTTGGTTATGGCGCAGTACAGTGGGCCGAGGAGAGACGCGGTTGCGTATGTTGAATGGGTGAGAGAGGATGAGAGATTTGCTGACGTGTTGGTGCAGATTTCTGCAGCGCCAAATGGGCATGCGTTTCCTAAGCTCAAGCTGCGGTATAAGCCTTCACTGGTTCAGGTAAGCCCTTAACTGCTCTGCATACCTTGTTGTTTTTGGTATTTGGGAGTTTTGAAATGTTTAGTGGAGTCTTTCTGTGCAGTTGGAAGGAGGTATTAGTCATCTTCCTTTGCTGGACCCTGCAATGCGAGCTACACCTCTAGCGCCGTCCGAGTGGAGGAAGAGATTGGAGACGGTGAACACTGCTGATGCTGCAACTCAAAGTCCGAATGCGGACTATATTCTTTTGGATGTGAGAAATGGTAGTTATTCCCTTTTCTTCCAAATCAAACTGGAAATTTGATTGATTTGGCTTGTTGTCCTTGGTCATAAGTCAAAAGTATGTGTAGTAGTCCATGCATTATTCTTGTTATTTCTGCAGCCTTGGTGTTCATAATTTCAGCTATAGAAGTTTGAAGGTTTTGTGCTTGTTGTCAGGTTATGAGTGGGATATTGGTCATTTTAGCGGGGCTCGAAGGCCAGATGTGGACTGCTTCAGGAGCACTTCGTTTGGGCTATCTCAACCAGAGGTCTGCTCAACACATGGAAATCTATTAGTTTGTTATGAACTACAGGGGGATTAAGCATATACTACCTTTTCCTCTGTTCATGCTCATTCAGGTCATTGATGCAGATCCATTAGCAGACGTTGATAAAGAAACAGATATATTGATGTATTGCACTGGAGGTATCCGGTGTGATGTATACTCCACAATCCTAAGGTAACTCGCACAGTTTACCTCTTGTATTCGACTGAAAATAGTTGGCTTTTTATCTGTTCTTTTTCCTCGAAATTGGATGTTCATGCCTGTCTAATTTAACTTCATGTTGCAGGCAACAGGGCTTTCAAAATGTATACACCTTAAAGGGGGGTGTCTCTCATTATCTAAAAAATGAAGGTTCTGTAAAGTGGGTTGGGAATTTGTTTGTGTTTGACTCTCGTCTTTCTCTCTCCCCTGATACCTACAAGCCTGAAGCCATAACCGAACCAAGCAGAGTTGAAGTTGAAGTTTCAGAGAACAACACATTTGCCAGATGCTACATATGTGGTTTACAAGTCTGTGAGTTAAGGCATCGAAACTGTGCAAATCTTGACTGCAACCTACTTCATCTGTAAGTTCCTTGTCCCAACAATTTCACTCTCTCACTTGTCCTTCCTTTGAGGAGGCTGGATATAGAGTACACACAGTAGTCTGAACATTCATGTACATTATTGTCACTTTACAAACAGTAGTCTAAGCAGTTGTTTACATCGATTTAACAGATTCCTTTGTGAAGCCAAATGTTTCATAATTCTGTTTATGATGCCCCTCTTGGCTTCGATATGTTTGATTTGTGTAACTGATGCTGATGGACAACTTACCTTGATTATGCAATATTAATTTCAGATGCTGTATGAACTGTGTGGAGAATTTAAGAGGATGTTGCTGTTCAAAGTGCACAACTGCTCCTCGACTTAGACCTGTTCTTCAAGGTCCCCATAGATATGAAAAATGGCACACGTACCGGGATTTGACATCACAAACCAAGTCGACAGTTTGATCACAAGTCTAAGGCAGAAATTGTGGTCAACAACTTATTTGTGCTCCTTGTCAAAAAATGAAAAGAAACTTGTTTGTGCTCCTGTTTGAAACAAGGCTTGTTAGCTAGTGGGGATGGAACTCATGGAAGTTAGTTTTGTGTGCGTGTATACAAAAGCAAAGTTCAGCTTGTGATATATGATAACCGGAGTTTATACATTCCAATTCTTTCATTCATCATTTTCCCTTTACTTTCTAGAGGAGTAACTTGCAAACTCATACCATCCCATGTGATTACAATGGTGTGATGCAAATCAACTCCCATTGAATGTCACTCGTTCAATGTGCATCTCCAAAGTCTAAAAACACAGCGTGAGTTCAAACATTGCGCCCAAAAAAAAGGGAAAAACCTAAACAGTTAACAAGACAGATAAGGATTTGCCATGTGAAAGTACAATGCAACTCATTATGTGATCGAATGGGATGCCAGTCATGAATGTCAGCTACAAATACCAAAAGGTTCATACCAACAACAATAAAGTCTGCTAACTACATATTTTTGATGCAGCCTACATGGAACAAAGTGAGTTTAGCCGATTCTCGATCACATCCTCCAGAAGCTGAGTCCACCAACTTATCAGCTCCACTGCATTGTAATACTCCTGGAAAACAAAATGCGTACATGTTAGACTGATTGATAAACACTAACCGGATAAATGCACTGCTTCACAGGTGTCCTGAACTAAAAGCACAACACTCATTTGCATGCCAAGAGAGGGTTTAAGCCACACAGTAACAAACAGAACCAAGCATTGAGACTCCATCGACAAATGACGCTGTGCAAGTAAGTAGTAACATAACCAAATAAACTAAAATCAACTATTAAACTGCACTGCACAAGCCACCTATATATGTTAATGTAGGAATACAACTCAAAGTACCACACAGGTAACATTGTAACACTAACATCTTCTAAACTAGAACCAAGACCATAGATTGGAGTGTCAAATCGAAAAGGAAGCAAGCAACACAATTTTTACCTACAATTTGTAACTGTAAAAAGCTTGGCATTCGGAATTGAAGTTTCTGAACCAAGTCACCCAGATTATTGATTATAACAAGAGCCCATACCACGAGTATAACAATTGTGTTGAACAAAACAAGTGAATAACGAACCTCAAGGAAGAGATATCTATTTACAGTAGCGATCGGCCTTCTTCTTGACACGGTCGTCAAGAATAGCCTCGACAGATTTTTGCTTAATCGCTTTGGGGTCGTAACCGAACTTCTTTGCTTCCACGGGGAAGAGCTCATCGTACTTCATGCGCTTCGCCGCGTCGATAGTGTAGCTCTCTTCTTCCGCTCCTGCTCCTTCTCCGGCTGCTGCTTCTGCGGCTGCGACTGCATCGTCGCCCTCCAGATCCACGGAGGAGATCGCAGCATCGTCGTTAGGGTTCTTGAGAAGCTTCTTCTGCTTCTTCTTCTTTTTCTTATCGATGGCTTTGCTGCGCGTGGCTACACTGCCGTCCTTGAAGGTCAATCTCCCTCCTTTCACTCTCTCGTACGGACTCGACATCTTCTCCGACGACGACGATTGCAAATTTCCCCGAGACCCCCTTTCTTATTTCTCTGCAAAATCCAAATCGCACCACCGCCTCAATTTCAATCGCGGATCACGTGCTCTTCATTGGGCTTATTAGTGGCCCAAGTAAAACGATAATTGCAAGCTCTTTGACCTGAGACAACACAAGCCCACTATTACTGGCCCACACAAGACAACATCAAAGATGTCCCCTAGCTAGCTAATTCATGGAGAAATGGAGATAGAACTCCTTATGAATAGAGCTTAAAATTTGGATCCCCGATCAACATTATAAACATTACGATTAACGATCTCTTACTAAGTATAGTGACGGTCTTACTGCTCTGGAAAATACATTTGCGAGTCGATTTGAACTAACAAAAGACATTGATCCCTTTGATATTGTTTCCAGGGATGCCATGACCCGACGGCTTTTAAGAGTCTCACATCTTTATATCTCTATATATTAAAGCAAAACACAGGTAGCACTATTCATTTAGTGCACAAATAGACGGTTTTGCCCTCACTTGTAATTTATTTACAACAATGCTATCATTTTCTTTCTTTCAAAAAAAATAAAAAATAAAAAAAATTTGCTCTACACAATGGCTACTGTGTATGTATCGATCTAACTTCTGTTAACCATTATTTGCTATGTGATTACATCTGAAACAATCAAACTTTTTTGGGTCAAGGCAATTAAGAAACAAATGGTAGCATTAAGGTTATTGGTCTTTCATTTTGTATAGATGTATTTTAAATATTAACCTCTTAGGTGGATCAAAATAATAGAAGAAATATATTATTGAACTGCTTCACCTAACATAAGATGAATCTGTTTTACTCATATTTTTTTGTAGATAACTGCTTCATCAAAAGTAGAAAACTACCACGTCCTTTTTTCTCTTCTTCATATTTCAGTGTTATTTTACTGTCAAGCCCATGGAAACTACTATTTTTATTATTTGAGAATTTTCTACAACCTTCGTTTTTTAGGAATTTGAAAAAAGGTTTCACCAAAGACACGTCTATCTTTCTAATAGTAGTAGAGATACATATATAGGAACTAATGGAAAAAGTCTTCAATATGTGAAAATTACCTACCCGATAGATATCTCCATAAAAAGTTTGAAACGGAAGAGTTTTGAAAGAAAGTTTCCGTTGAGGTTTTAATAGGTGATTAGCAATTTTTGATACTTTAATTTGCTATATTGTATTTTAGTTATGAATTTCTCTAGACACATGTGAGAATTATTTGTTATATTTAGAATTTGAGAAAAAAAAGACTGCAGCAAGACACGGCCGAGTTTTTGTCTAGTTATATATAAAAGGTGCATTGGAAGCTAATTTTGATGTGAAGATGAGCTGATTTTGTTAATTTTATATATCTGCAGGAAATACCAAGGGATCACAGTCAAGGAGTAATTCCATCTATCGATCCCCTCCGTCCTCCAGACAAGTGGGCAAGACCAAAAACCTTATGTCAAGTTCTATTTGCATTCCTTCTTTGAGGTCCATTGGAAAAAAAACAAAATCTAAAATAGACAAAGGCCAACATCTCATTTTGTCAAGAGTTGTGGGACATACAACTGGAATTAATATTCGTTTACAATTCTTCTGCAGCTAAGACCAACTTGTTCAATCTTAAACCAACAAACTTGTGGTTCACCGTCCTCCCAAGGCTTGAGATATACACACCAATAGAGCCTCCATCGGCCTCACTAGCGGAAAAGACTATCGAGAATCTATAAAATTTCCAAACTTACAATTTAGTGGAAGACTATTGACTTAGGTCACAAATTCACAATGTTTGTTGTGAGATTTACTATTACACAAATTTTGCTTCGGCCAAAACACTTCGTCTTGGGGATTTTACCTTCTGTTATTTTATTTTTGGCAAATAATTTTTCGTTCTGTTATTGATGATGAAGACTGAAACTTCCTTATCAATTGGTGCAACTAAATAAGAACAATCAATATAGCTATTGCACGGACACTCCACACCCCTAGATCCACACCCCTAGAGTGTCGGAGTGTCAGACACTCCGACACGCCGACACGGCAAAATACGTGTCCGTGGCGTGTCCGAAAAAGTTGACTTTTCGGACACGTCTCGGACACGTTGACCGGCCCTGACACGGCATTGCGACACGCCACATCAGCATTTCAAATTTTTTTTTTNNNNNNNNNNNNNNNNNNNNTCAACCTCCCTCCAGACATGAACATCATCTCCTCTCCTTCATAGGTCTCATACTCTAATTATTGCCTCTCATCAGCTTCATCTCCTTTCTTCTTCTTCTATTTTATGCTTCTTTTTTACTCTTCTCAACCGACCTTTTGATTTCGCCGATGTCGGTGTTCTGCAAAATATTGAGATCGCCAGAATGATTGAGTGTGCCCCGCCGGAGAACATGAATCTATCCTGAAAGCATGGGCTATTCTAGAGATAACCCGTTCCAATAATCTATTTGGAATCAAAAAGGAATTGAACTTTAATTAATTTGTTGGTTCATTGATTCTGTATTTCTGTTCGAATTCCAGTTGTGTTGTAATCTGGTTGTTTCAAACACCAGATAAGTATGATAAATCCAAGTCCCATACTAATCAAGTCTGGTTGTGATGTCAATCTAAACTAGTCTCCTCATACTGAGTATAGAAATCAATTTTCTGTTCTTTGATTCATATCAGAAGTCATGAAGATGAGAAAAAGAAAAGAAGAAAAGAGGATTGCAGATCTGGGTATCTATCAACCCCTCTTAAAATCTGCAGATCTGGGTTTGATTTTTTTTTTCTTTTTTCTTTTTCTGACGGCAAGAGAAAAGAGGTGGAGAATTATGTTAGTTTGTTGTTAACTGACAATCAGACAAGTCAAAATTTCCACACGGCAACATCTTATAGGTAAGGAGAACCACTAGACAATGCCACGTGTTCTCCGGGAGCATTGGAAAAATTTCTCGTGGGTAATGCTCACTGCTCAATTCCGATCGATTTGGAACAGAATTGACAGAATAAAAAATGAACTATCTACCCTTTTTTGTATTGGAATTTCATGATAATGATTAACAAGATCACATAGTTAATCACCAACTAATGGTGTGAGTTTCATTGCTGGACTTCACAATCGTTCTGTCTTTTAACCTGAAATAACATGTACAAAAGCACAAACAGTCAGCTCCATCGATGATTACCAGAGTTCAAGACTACATAATTAGCTCAACATGCATATACAGAGTTAATTAAAGTCATACAGAACCAGCAGAGCAGACAGTCTTTGCATAGTAGCAGCAAGCTAGCATTATAAAACTCTAAAGCTCGGAGAATATAAGAGTTAGATACATCCGAGGTGATCGATCTAGAATAACTTAGAAAAATATAAATATGGATCGAGAATATTATTATTTACCTCCAAATATAAAAATCTACAGAGAAGAGAAGTGGTGGCCGGTCTCAGCCCTCGGGTCACAAGACTCACAACAAGTGCCGGCCTGAGCGTTGGCGTTGGAAGGACGTACTGAACAAAACACCATCATCAAGTCAAAGAAAGAAAGAAGAAGAAGTCAGTTTTAACGCAAACCGCTTCGGACTCTTCCAGAAGCATAAGAATAAGAATGAAGAAGAAAACTACACCTACGACAAAACCCTATTTCATATATATAAACAAAAGCTTTGAATTTCTTGTAAATTATTTGCAGCACATGATCCATGAGATCATGAGAGTTACTGTACGTGAATATAGAAATGGAGAAAACACTGGCAGAATGCATAAGATAATGAAGGAAGAGAAGTCAGAATTAAGGAATAGAAAAGTATACCTGCAGTTCTGTGGGACTGTCCACGAGGGCATAGTTGTTGGAGTCGTTGTGGAATTAGAACTAGGACTACTGGAAGACAAGGAAGAAGAAGATGATGAAGAAGGAGGCAGTGCCATGTAGTTTCTCCAATCTTGTAGCAGAATTTTGAGGTCATTGACTTTGTTATCGAGACCAACGCAGCAATTAGCATGCATTGTGCAAACCAGGTTAAGATCTTTACTGGGTTGACAGAAGCCGCCAAAGTACTTGGTGTCCAAGAATCTCATTTTCAATCCGATGGTGGTGATGAAGGGATCAGATTTGATCTTGTTGAGGACGTCCTGGTCGTGGTTGTTTGGATAAGCCTGCCTTGAGAAGTACCAAAAGTTGTAGAATTTGGTGGTTCGTTTATTAGAGATTACATAGGTAAATCCTCCGTTGGGAAGGTTGTTCACATCGTAAGAATCGCCTTGGAAATAGTCACAGGCAATTTGGAAGTCTGCATCTGGGAAGAATTTTGGGAATGGATCCCTAAGCCACATTATGTCAGTGTCCTACAGATGGTAACGAACAAAGGGTTAGTATCGCAAATGGTAATTGCTCGAAACTAAATGCCACTCCAACATTAAGGACTAGTATACCGTGAAGACAAAGCTGTATCCTTTTTCGAGAATGAAAGTCAAAAACTGGATTCTTCTCCACATCATGTGCAAGTAATCGGAAGACATGAAGGCTGCCTCGCTGGTGAAGTTGGCACCTTCAGTGTAGAGTTGGTAGCAATGTGGGTGAAGAGCCACGCAACGAGCGTATGCTTTTTGGTCCAAGCAGATCACTACCAGATGCTTCAGTAGTCTTTTCGTGTTGTTTCCGATACGAAAGCTCTCGAGAAACAGATCGAATATGGAGTTGGGTTCTGCCCACGCATCATTCAGTGTTGTGACGATTATGGTCTTGTCCTTCATGGATGCATTTCTCAGAACTGCATCCAAGGAATCCTGTATCATCATCATTATTCATGTTAATATTAGACCTTCATTCAGAAAGAAATTTATCCACCAATGATTCCTCATAGTTCTGATTCATATATGTGTGATGCCACCAATCAAATCAAATCAAATTGTTGATCGAGTATATTCCCTCAATCCCTCTAGGTTTGATAATGACTTAATGGGGGTCAGGGCCCGGAAGAGAGAAGAAACAAAGACAGAACAGCCATACAACTTGGTCCGGAAAAAGTAGTTTCTCTTTTGGATTAGTTCAGCATACTTCAAAATTAATCAGAAAATTAATAGAGTTCTAAAGTTACCTATCCACTAAAACAGAGGAAGATAAAACATCAAAACAGATAAGGCTAATCCAAATTTAACAACATGAGAGATTTACTCAAAACCCAGAACAAAAAAAACATGGAACTATGAACAGTGAAATTAGATGAAAATTAAAATGCTTAGATGAAGATCAGAAAGCATACTGAAGCATACTGTTCTGGGTGAATTTGTATAAATACATAAACATTCGGGTTTGAAAAGGTCCATATTATTATTTTTTTTTTTCTTTGGAGAAGTCCTACTCTGTTCCATGAGTCTATAATAGAAAGTCCCCTGCAATTCTGGAGGATCTTCATGAAATATATCAGCAATTTGGAAGAACACAATATCAAGTATGATCATACGTACACATATATATATTGCCAGAACGTTTGCAGTTATGGCATATATATGACAACTAAAAAGATGAAACGAATTGAAGGAAATAGAAGTATTGAGGAGGAGAATGAATATATATACTGGCCTGAGATTTAGCTGAGAACAAAGGATCATAATAAGATCCACCGCCGGGGAAGACACAGATATAGAAGAGAAGGGAAACCAGAGTAACAGCAACACACACCGTAGCAATCTTTATAATCTTCCTGACCAATCCATGATGATGATAACTGTGATGAACACCACCAGCCTTTGGTGTTGCAGCTGTAGTGTTATGAAGATTCTCCATAACACTGGTACTGTTATGCCCAATAACTGTTACAGATACCAGTGCTGATACTGGTGATAATGATTTACTGCTCATGGTGCTTGATAATCTAGCCTCCTGGAGAATAAGATATATAATGCAAAAACCAAAAACTAGTCTGGTAACAGTTTCGGGGTTATATATAGTTGCTTTGTTTCCTTCCTAGTCAGGCCATATTGCTTTCCTGCTTTGTGGTCATCAAACTAATGATAATAATAATTCTACTTCTAGAAAAAAATATTAGTACTAATCTTGTTTTATATGTTTTGTTTACAAGTCAACTTGGTGTATTAGTATTACACTATTACCTGTCTATCTCTATGGGCCTGATCCTTCTGGCTTCTCCTCTTAATTACAATAATCATAACAGTTACCAGACTAATACGTCAAGAATCAAAAAATTAAATCAAAAGTTATGATGAAGGTTGAAAACAGAAGCTAGCTGAAAGGGTACTAGGTTTTATATATGCAAACATTCAAAGGTAGGCTGCAGGTGACGTCGATTCATATACATACGCATACGCGTAATACTAGTTGCATTATTGAAGCTGTCCATTAATTCTTTCTTGTAAGATCATAGGGCCCTAAATCATACCATACCAATCAAATATATATGCCATGTCTCTTAGTCTAGCTTGTTTGTGTTGTCAATGTGATAGTGTGTGGCCGCTGTTGATGCTATTAGAGAAAGCGAAAATTATTCCCTGCACCAGTCGGATAGCTGCACCAGGCATCAGAACCGGACGTTAGTTGCCGTTTGGAGACTTTTAGGCGGGCGAGTGAGAGTGGAGAAAGGGGATGTATCAATCATCACCCTTTTCTTAGCTCCTCCCTCTACTGAGTCTACTCTCTTCTCTAAAAAAACCACACACCGGCCTCATCAACCATTCTTGCACCCTTTTTCCTTAGATGAGCGCCGGCTGCGCCGCACACCATTCATCTCCCATTTCATCCACCAAGAGGATGGAAGCGATCCTCATCTTCTCATGGACGAGAGCCACATTACAAACCCCTCCCCTGCCTCTTCGTGCTTTGAAGATGCATCCTCGTGTTTGATTTCACCAAGAAGAACCTCCCCCAGATTTGCACTGTTTTAAATTTGTTTAGGCTAGTAGTAGTCCTGGCCTCCTGGGAGTTGTGTCTTTGTAGATGAGAATTTGTTCACTCATAGAAAGTGGATCCCCGGGGCGGAAATCACGGGGAGCAACGCCGGGAAGATATATAGAAGCGGTGGGCTGCGGAGGAGATGAGGAGGAGCACGGTGGTTATTAACAAGGACGAACGGCCGGAGATCCGGGTCTTTTTCTTTTGGTTCGATTTCAAAGATGGGGCAGAATGTGTTCTTTTTGCATAAAAGTTCACACAACAGAATTGGTTTAGTTTACCAACTAATCTCTAGGGCTCATATTGGTAGGTATATCAACTCTATTTTTCAATACCATGTACCAACCAACTTAAAATTGGTAAGTAAAATCTTGTACCAAAACTAACCGTCAAAGTTGGTATACCAACTTAGTTGGTACAGTTGGTACTCGGTTGATACGGTTGGTATTGGACCTCTACCAAGTTTAGATTGAGACCCAACAAACTGAAAGACCCAGCTCATTTAAATCCTTTTTTTGGGCCTATACCAAACTTCTATCAATTATCAAACTATTCAAAGTTCAAACACATTCAAAGTTTCACACATCATATAATTTCAAATGCATAAACAAGCAAGATCAAAACTTCAAAAGTTCAAATGCAACAAGCCAACAACATCCAAAGTCTTATACAAAAAATTAAACAACACATGTCCAATGAAAACACAAAAGTCCTGATTAGCAGGGAAAGAGTGATGCTGCGAGGCCGGGAGAGTGCTAGACTGCTAAACACCAGTCTGGACAGAGGTGTTACTTGGTGTGTTTCTTGCTGCCTCAAAGCCTTGGACAAAAGCATTCTTTGCAAACACAACAAAAAAAAAAAAAATATATATATATATATATANNNNNNNNNNNNNNNNNNNNGTTTGTAGTGTCCAAGCCGTGTCGGAAACTCAGTTTTTGAGTTTTGCCGTATCGCCGTGTCCGTGTCCGTGCAACTCTGCGGTAGCTAGCACTTTGGTTATCTCTTACTCCGAAATTACCTGAAAAATGGTTGTGGATAATGGAGAAATTTTTCAATGCTCCCGGAGAACGAGAAATTTTTCAGTGCTACGGGAGGACCACGTGGCAGTCTGACGTGGTCCTACTTTCCAATCGAATTTAGACATGTAGATTTTCTTCACGAAAAATTATTTCAGCTATTTTGTCAAAGACCATTTTAGGTTTTCTGTTGTTTTTTAATACTAAACCCTAAGCCCTAAACCTATACCCTAAACCCTAAACCCTAAACCCTATACCCTAAACTCTAACCCTAAACTTTAAACCCTATATCCTAGACCTA encodes the following:
- the LOC101291051 gene encoding rhodanese-like domain-containing protein 8, chloroplastic-like, which translates into the protein MSGCFPAPAVISGAAITQIVWGRRTYPVSQFSIFSSTSSWFVYNHSKHYDRRRRRRLSISEERRALYGVGVSLQQQWDCESENERREDNEWVVVNFYQFVMIEDAEGEVAKHLRFLEGLDIRGRIYVNEQGINAQYSGPRRDAVAYVEWVREDERFADVLVQISAAPNGHAFPKLKLRYKPSLVQLEGGISHLPLLDPAMRATPLAPSEWRKRLETVNTADAATQSPNADYILLDVRNGYEWDIGHFSGARRPDVDCFRSTSFGLSQPEVIDADPLADVDKETDILMYCTGGIRCDVYSTILRQQGFQNVYTLKGGVSHYLKNEGSVKWVGNLFVFDSRLSLSPDTYKPEAITEPSRVEVEVSENNTFARCYICGLQVCELRHRNCANLDCNLLHLCCMNCVENLRGCCCSKCTTAPRLRPVLQGPHRYEKWHTYRDLTSQTKSTV
- the LOC101291336 gene encoding uncharacterized protein LOC101291336, encoding MSSPYERVKGGRLTFKDGSVATRSKAIDKKKKKKQKKLLKNPNDDAAISSVDLEGDDAVAAAEAAAGEGAGAEEESYTIDAAKRMKYDELFPVEAKKFGYDPKAIKQKSVEAILDDRVKKKADRYCK
- the LOC101309061 gene encoding uncharacterized protein At4g15970-like codes for the protein MRIASILLVDEMGDECLVTVMIIVIKRRSQKDQAHRDRQEARLSSTMSSKSLSPVSALVSVTVIGHNSTSVMENLHNTTAATPKAGGVHHSYHHHGLVRKIIKIATVCVAVTLVSLLFYICVFPGGGSYYDPLFSAKSQDSLDAVLRNASMKDKTIIVTTLNDAWAEPNSIFDLFLESFRIGNNTKRLLKHLVVICLDQKAYARCVALHPHCYQLYTEGANFTSEAAFMSSDYLHMMWRRIQFLTFILEKGYSFVFTDTDIMWLRDPFPKFFPDADFQIACDYFQGDSYDVNNLPNGGFTYVISNKRTTKFYNFWYFSRQAYPNNHDQDVLNKIKSDPFITTIGLKMRFLDTKYFGGFCQPSKDLNLVCTMHANCCVGLDNKVNDLKILLQDWRNYMALPPSSSSSSSLSSSSPSSNSTTTPTTMPSWTVPQNCRYTFLFLNSDFSSFIILCILPVFSPFLYSRTVTLMISWIMCCK